CAAACAGGATATCGTGTGACTCCAGTTTTCCATATTCTTTTCCATTATGAAACAATGTCCATGAGACAGGCCGTGAGCTCAGATGATCTTTGGCCTCTGAGGCAGACACAGATTATAATACGCTGTCTGATCCCAAAAGTCTGGTCCTTTCCATCCACACCAGCCCTTTGGGAGATACAATTCACAACAAGGTCAACACTGTACAtgaaaagggattttttttttcacaccgAGCAAAATACAGCCACTGTGGATGCACGTGAACAGTTACCTTGTCTGTGATAACCTGCAGGTCTTCTGCTCCTGTGTAATGTGGATCTAAGATGAGATAGCGGATCTGCCCTGTGGTCTCGCTCCAGGTCACACCCAGAATAGTGTGAGCCAAAACTCCCCCACCTGCAACACAGCACCAACTGTTAACAAACCTCTAAATCTAACTGGGAATTAAAGATCTACTGACTTTGTTCGACACAActaaaaaatattattacaaCATAATATTGGCTTTTGAAAATGCAGAACCCCTCTTTCACTAAGTCAGGATTTAGTATTTGCATTTAAGGggaaatttgttgtttttaagagcagttaattaaaatctttaataaatacaatatacatTACCCAAAGAATTACATTTATCACACACGCATCAGTTTCTCATACGATCGTGGAGGCTATGAGGATAATTCACACTGTGTTTACAAATGCGATACTAAATGTGCCTTTTGGTGATTAGACAGATTTAGATGCTGTCTAGACTCTGGAATAAATAACCTGTCAATCAATTGTGGTCCCACAGAAGGGTCCAGTCCTATATTTGGAATTTCCAAGGTGATCCGATCAATCATATTATGTTAATTACATTGTTGCTGTAAATTGAAGGTATGACGATATTATAATCTTACAAAACCCTATCCGAATGTATTACTTACATATAGTAAACAATAAGTCATAACTATGTATTGTTGAGCAGGttgattaaaacacaaaatgcttatgataataataatctgtcATTCAGCTCACCGATCATGATAGGAGTTCCCTCTGTGAGGAAGTGGTTGGCCAGTTCTCTGCCTTTCGATCCCAAGTCAGACCCCTGACTGAAAAGAACACAGATAAGCtgtcaggaaaaaaaagcatCCATTTCAATGTTATCATACACAAGGTGCTGATATGTAACCACACCTCACAAACATGATCTTGGAAGTGACTCCGAGCAGCTGGTTCAGAACCAACTGAACCTCTATGGATCCGATCCACTGACGTGATCCCACAAAGGACGACTGCTTGTCTCCAACGTCGGCTAAAGCCTGTGAAACAGAGACCAGCACATATGCAaattagaaacaaacaaaaggtaACACAGGTATATTTCCTATTGTGTGGTGGTCAAGTTCACAGATATACCCGTTGTATCTCTTTGTGAGTGGGCACAGGCCGCTCTACAAAGCCTTGCTGCTGGAACCAGGAGCAGATGGTCTGCAGGGAGCGATAAGCACAGCCCCAGCCATTGTCATCCATCCGGTCCTGCATGTAGTGGTGATAGCTGTAGATCCCCTGGACCAAGTACAgcttcaaaaaaaggaaaaaaacagtaTTATGGTTTCTATTTAATGCACATTTCTGCAGGAGACAGAGTGTGACATGGTAATTAGCCGTACCTTCCCATCATCCACGGTAGGGTGTGTAAGGACCAGGTGAGGGTTGCGCAGGTAACCGTCTCTGTAGGGCTCGCTGGGAAAGTGGTACGCGTTGGCTCTTCTAAAATAAGGCCGGTCATCGGGGAGCTCAAACTGTTGATGCAGCTCCTACAGACAGACATTTCATGCAGAATTAATTTACAACTACAATCTGGAGCTTGAGCTAATCCAACGGCTGccggataaataaaaatgtttctgtatCTCATTCCTCGTCTGGATCATATTGGAACGACATAGACTCCACCAGAGTTGAACTCTAATATCAGGAGATGTACAAGTTGCTTGCAAGTGCATTATAGAATTTAAGGAAGCTCCGTGTGCGGTTCTCACCTTACGCTGCGTCTCCAGTTGGCCGTCAGCCACTCCTGTTGGGTAAACCACGGTCACTAGTCCTTTAGGCTTCGGAAGAAGAAAGTGCAGCGGCTCGGGCACCAACAGCGTCGTCCCTTTCATGTGCCGCAGGgtcactttctccatctcacatAGCTGCTGAGTGAGCGCTTCCACAAGGCTCTCGCAGGCACTGCACGACAGAGGAAATATTGTCGACAGTGAGAAACGAGGAGTACTATGTCTGGTGTAGAATATTTGAAAAGTTTGATCAGTAGTATGAAtccagataaaaataaaaaaataacatactcTCTGACCGTGTCGTCGCAGCTTGTACAGACAGCACAGTCCATGGGGAGAGTCGCCGACAGGAAGTGGGACTTCTGGGCGGTTCTGGTGAGGACGGGAGCTGGGAGGGGACCTGGGTTTGTCACCTCCATCATGAGTTGGAGGTTTATGACACTCTACATGATACAGATACAAATATGGGGAGATAAAAAACACTTAAGGATGATGAGGTGTTTTCAAATATCTGAAATTATCTTGCAGCTACGGTGTGGAAaattagtttggtccatgtgaTAAAAACTTGAAAAATATTCTGCAGTGTTCCAGCAACATTTCTGATCTATTGGGACATTATTACTATTTCTGTCTTGGCACTCCCACTCCCTTTCTCGCTGTTAGAAAAACTTACGGCTGCTGAActtcttctgcttttcttttttccagattTCTTGCCAAAGCTCTCCTGCTCATCTGACCTGCagtgaataaaaatagaaatgactgtgctgctgatgaagaaagagacaaaactaCAGACTCGTCCACAAGATCATCAAAAGCTGCTACTGACTCACTGTATCCACTGATGTACGTCTTCAAACAGCATGTCTGGGGTTATGTCTTCAGGTGTTACATGTATGTCTTTGTTTGGCCAGATAACAACAGGGCTGTCGCAGACCACGAGGGCGCAGGATTCAGATTTCATCTGAGAGCGAAGGGTCTCGAATGTTTCTGACATGGCCTTGTGCATCCGAACCActgacacagggacagagagagagagagagagacagtgttacagtttttcacagttgttaacacacaaaaagcaaaaattcggcacaatttgcacaacgttcacttcatgtaccaatagcttgacccaatttggcactacttcacactcccttatctcattagactctgactttccttctttacactctgatgtaaattacacatcaccttgttgtcaaaacactacacacaatgttcagctgttgcacacacttctcaagcaaaatctcaaagcatcaacccacaacacacaaatactcaaatctctaaacattcaagTCTGTTGAGTAATCAACagcaatcaggactgcagcatataagtgccttcagcctctgttttgtttgatgaacaatggagaACATGGAAGATATCGACAaccagagaaggagaggggtaagagtgagaggaggaggaggaggtagaggagaaagaggaggaagaggaggtcaagcaggaggagggagaggaagaggaggcagacgAGGTAGAGGAGgacaagcaggaggagggagaggaagaggaggcagaggaggacgaggaggtagaggagtaggaggacagagacaagtaagaggaggaagaggaggacaatgaggaggagaaggacaaggagaagaaggaggagaaagaagaaggagaatgGTCATCTCTAATGAGATTCGGGCCACTGTGGTAGACCATGTGCTCAACCATGGTTTGAGCATGAGGGAGGCTGGCCAGAGGGTCCAACCAAAACTCAGCCGCTTCACAGTTGCTGCCATCATAAGAACCTTCAGGATGGAGAACAGGTATGAAATCTATTTGCCTTGTGTACTGTAATACTGCATAtcaatagaatacagtgtgctcacagtatttatattttgcagggctgaaagagaaccacaccgtggaggaagaacacccattttcacagccgaacaggagactgaaattgtaaaTATGGTTcgtgagaacaacgctatcacactcaaacaaatacaaactaggatcctggctgaccatgctacatttagaaacgtccagaccaTCAGCCTCTCGACATTGGATCGTGTTCTTCATAagaatgccatgcggatgaagCAGGTGTACCGTATCCCATTCGAACAGAACACAGAccgcatcaaggagttacggcgagagtttgtgcttgttagtaccaaacattcagcactgacacatgtatgtattgtacctgtaatccaatattgttccttttctacagtgtctcactgtagcccactgtgttgacctctctgtgtccatactgtaacttgcattctcatgctttCTGTGTCAGCGGATCCAGGAGCATGACACTGCTAATGTGTTCTACCAGTACATCTTCATTGATGAGGTGGGATTCAacctggtgaagaggaggcGACGGGGCAGAAACGTCACTGGCCAGCGGGCCATTGTTGAGGTCCCCGGACAGCGTGGTGGGAACATCACAATGTGTGCTGCCATGAATCACCAGGGGATCTTGCACCGTCATGCCCACCTAGGGGCCTATAACACTGCCCGTCTCCTCGTCTTCCTGGATGGCCTGTATGACCTGCTGGTACCACCTGGCCAGATAGATGACCCACAGCGGATCGATCACGTGGTCATCTGGGACAATGTGAGCTTCCACCAGGCTGCTCTAGTGCGTCAGTGGTTCCAGGACCACCCACATTTTTCCGTTGTATACCTTCCACCTTATTCTCCTTTCCTGAATCCCATTGAGGAATTCTTTTCAGCTTGGAGGTGGAAGGTTTATGAACGGAACCCACAGGACCGGGTCCCACTGCTCCAGGCCATGGAGGAGGCTTGTGGCGACGTAAGTGTCGAGGCCTGTCAGGGCTTCATGCGCCACTCGAGGCGTTTCTTCCAACGCTGCATAGACAGGGAGAACATTGCTTGTGATGTGGATGAAGCCCTCTGGCCAGACAGGAACCGGAGGCGTGATGCctaatttatttttgtgaagTGACTGACTCCAGAGtcagtcattcatatggtgtgttccatttcgatgattgtgttttcaattttgcacttcagtgtgctgtaaatgcttggaagtgtgcaagcaaatgcttagttgtgtgttctcaataaatggtatgtgtgtgtcatttgaaaatatggctgtgtgtaccaaatgaaaacacgagttccattttgtgaacagtgaagagatttgattgcaaagagccatcttgcaaagggagtgtcaggtttaacattttgtgtgtgaggttttgagtttactgtgtgcatttttgagaaagccgttattgttttgaaaaacgtgtgttaacaattgtgaaaaactgtaatcatttgaacatttaaacACAGGATGATGTGATAAAGATGAGGTCTGAATTTACTTTACATaaacatttgtgtatttgcagtttatgttgtttttcatgGTTTATTAGAGACCCCCAATGCTTAATTTAGGGTCAatcttaagctgttttcagacatttgcCAGATTGTCCAGAAACGTTTACAACAACAAgaaatctcattgtctttccaagttgacatcttcgtcagcAGATGgcactggtgtgtttcatctaaatggtacaaattgttgttttattttcctgttttttttaaataagcccagactggacaaactaaacaccttttgagtttttatgacaactgaaggcaaCCACAGGTTCTCTATCATGATTGGAAGGGAGGGTGAGGGGAGAGGTagtcagctgcaacatgcaacttcaccactagatgtcactatattctacacactgcacctttaaaaCCCCATCAGAACCATCAGGACTACCCCTACTTAAGTTTATTatgatatataaaataataataataatttaaataatctATGTAAGGACAGCTCAGATTAGATGATGGCAAACTAGCTCATCAGCCTTAGACATCATCCACCAAGTGAAAAACTTAATTCCTGCTCCATGCAAGATTTCCCCTCACAGTATCTGTACTTTTAGCTTTGTAACGGATTTGAATACAATATTCACCACTGGTGAACTTCCTCACATGCATATAGGACCGGATAAGATACAGATTTgttacagaaaaagaaaaaaaaaacacaggagggGGGTGAagcctgaaataaaaaagtcGGTACCGTCTGTGGTGTCCAGGTGACATCTGAGCTCCAGCTGTCCTCTGAGCCGGAGGATGGTTCCAGTGAGGGAGGGAACGAGCTgaggaaccacagaggagaagtTAGCAGCCTGACACAGAACCAACTACATTATCATTAGAACCTgaggaaccacagaggagaagtTAGCAGCCTGACACAGAACCAActacattattattgtttagtGTTGAAtagaaccagaggaaccacagaggagaagtTAGCAGCCTGACACAAAAGCAGctacattattattgtttagtGTTGAATAGAACCCgaggaaccacagaggagaagtTAGCAGCCTGACACAGAACCAGCTACATTATCATATCAGTGTTGACTGGGAGCTGAGGAGACGCGGAGGGCAAACTGGGATCAGTGGAAACAGACTTCACACTGATGCGTGTTGATCTGAACCCGCTCCCTCATCAGTGTCTCCACGAATCTTCTAAACTCACCATCGTGGAGCTGAGTTCTGTCAGTTCAGGATCCGGAGGCGGACATGTCTGATGGAGGAAACCTCTGACGTGTCCGTCACCGCTGAATCCTATTGGACCTCACTGACTCCACCCACTGGTGCTGCATTCAGGGTAGCTGGTTATTTTAGGAATATAAACAGAATGTTTATTTCTCCCTTCTTTTTGACGATCAGCACAAAGGGCATTTCATAACATTTCAAGTCCTAATGATGGAAACGGGACTTTGACATTTTGTTATAATGACTGACATCAAAGACGAAAATTAGGAATAGCATCAATATATGGTGTGCTTTGTAGAAAATCAAAATTATTTCCATCCTAAATTcagatacattttaatatttagttgTTGTAAATATAGATTCATAAATGATAGAATGACAGCAGCTGCTCTAAATCAACTATAAA
The sequence above is a segment of the Limanda limanda chromosome 2, fLimLim1.1, whole genome shotgun sequence genome. Coding sequences within it:
- the ufsp2 gene encoding ufm1-specific protease 2, translated to MLVPSLTGTILRLRGQLELRCHLDTTDVVRMHKAMSETFETLRSQMKSESCALVVCDSPVVIWPNKDIHVTPEDITPDMLFEDVHQWIQSDEQESFGKKSGKKKSRRSSAASVINLQLMMEVTNPGPLPAPVLTRTAQKSHFLSATLPMDCAVCTSCDDTVRDACESLVEALTQQLCEMEKVTLRHMKGTTLLVPEPLHFLLPKPKGLVTVVYPTGVADGQLETQRKELHQQFELPDDRPYFRRANAYHFPSEPYRDGYLRNPHLVLTHPTVDDGKLYLVQGIYSYHHYMQDRMDDNGWGCAYRSLQTICSWFQQQGFVERPVPTHKEIQRALADVGDKQSSFVGSRQWIGSIEVQLVLNQLLGVTSKIMFVSQGSDLGSKGRELANHFLTEGTPIMIGGGVLAHTILGVTWSETTGQIRYLILDPHYTGAEDLQVITDKGWCGWKGPDFWDQTAYYNLCLPQRPKII